A window of Maioricimonas rarisocia genomic DNA:
GGAGCCCCCGGAATCGTCGCAGTGTGAGCAAGCGGGAACCGCGCAGGCGTTTGAGCGTGGGAAGCCGTTCACTTCGGCCGGAAGCGCTGTTCCACAGATCGGACCTTCACGCGTCTTCCTGTGGCTGCGCCACCCAGACACGTCGTGTGTCTGGGCCACCCTGCATGGTCGGTCAAGGCTGAAGCTCGAGTTGCGAGGCCCACGCAGGACCGGCCGAAGGTCGTGCGAGAGGCGGTCCACCAGAGGCAGCCGGCGAGATTTCTCTCGCGGCTCAAGACGCGCCCCTCACCTCTACAAAATAAACTTGCTCAGGTCTTCGGTCTGCGTGACCTTGTCCAGCCGGTTGTGGACGTACTCGCGGTCGATCGTCACCGTCCCGCTGACGTTATCCGGAGCTTCGAAGCTGACCTCCTCGAGCAGCCGTTCCAGCAGGGTATGCAGACGGCGGGCACCGATGTTCTGCGACGACTGGTTGACGTCCCAGGCGATGTCGGCGAGTGCCGAGAGTCCGTCCTCCTTGAACTCGACTTTGACACCGTCCGTCTCCAGCAGCGCCGCATACTGCCGGGTGAGCGAGCTGCTCGGTTCGGTGAGAATGCGGAGGTAGTCGTCGCGGGTGAGATCCTGCAGTTCAACGCGAATCGGAAACCGGCCCTGCAGTTCCGGCATCAGGTCGGAGGGACGCGAGCGGTGGAATGCTCCGGCCGCAATAAACAGGATGTGGTCGGTCTTCATGTTGCCGTAGCGGGTCTGCACGGTCGTCCCTTCGACGATTGGCAGCAGATCGCGCTGCACCCCCTGACGGCTGACGTCCGCCTGCTTACTCCCTTCCTCGGGGCCGCAGATCTTGTCCAGCTCGTCGATGAAGATGATGCCGGTGTTCTCAGCCAGCCGAATGGCCTCTTCGTGGATGACGTCCGCGTCCATCAATGCCTCGATCTCCTGCTCGAGCAGAATCTTGCGGGCATCGGCGATGGACATCTTCCGTTTCTGCGCGTTTTTGGGCATCAGGCGTTCGAACATGTTCTGGAAGTCCATGTCCATCTGCTCCATGCCCATGTTGGAGAAGATCTGGACCGGGGCCTGACGCTGTTCGACGCGCAGTTCGACTTCGCGGTCTTCGCACTGACCGGCCCGCAGCATCTCGCGGAACTTCTCTTTCGTCCGCTCGTGACGGGCCTGTGCGTCGGCGTCTTCCTGCGAATCCCACGCATCCTGGGGGGCGGGCAGCAGCAGTTCAAGCAGCCGTTCCTCGACGCGGACTTTCGCTTTCGGTTCGACTTCCTCCCGCTTGGCCGCCTTGACGAGTTGAATGGCCGCCTCGACCAGATCGCGGACCATGCTCTCGACGTCGCGACCGTAGTAGCCGACCTCGGTGTACTTGGTCGCTTCGATCTTGATGAACGGAGCACCGGTCAGCTGGGCCAGGCGGCGAGTGATCTCGGTCTTCCCCACCCCCGTGGGCCCGATCATGATGATGTTCTTGGGGGTGACTTCGCGGCGGATTTCTTCGGACAGTTGCTTCCATCGCCAGCGATTGCGCAGCGCGACCGCGACGGCCCGCTTGGCATCGTCCTGGCCGACGATGTGCTGATCGAGCTTTTCGACAACCTGCCGGGGGGTCAGCTCCTGCACGGGAATTCCTCCACCACGATGTTGCTGTTGGTATAGACGTCGATCTCCGAGGCGATGGCCAGCGACTCGCGCACGATGTCGGCAGCCGACAAAGAGGCATGCCGGACGAGTCCGCGTGCAGCCGCGACGGCAAACTGTCCGCCGGACCCGATCCCCAGAATGCCATCGCTGGGAGAAACGACGTCACCCTGCCCGGTAATCAGCAGATTGTGCTCGGGATTGACGACGATCATCATCGCTTCGAGACGACGCAGCATGCGGTCGGTCCGCCAGTCCCGCGCCAGTTCCGTCGCCGCCCGGGGAAGATTGCCGGGGTAGTCCTTCGCCTTGGCTTCAAACCGTTCCATGAGGGCAAAGGCGTCGGCGGTGGACCCGGCAAAGCCGACGATCACCTGATCGTTGAGCAGCTTGCGGAGCTTACGCGTATCCTGCTTGAGAATGCTCGAGCCGTACGTGACCTGGCCGTCGCCACCGATGGCCACCTGCCCGTTATGGCGGACGCTCAGAATCGTGGTCGAGCGTGCCGGAATACGTTTGGAGTGGGACGGTATGGGATGATCGTTCACAATCGGAGCCTCAGTCTCAGGTTCTGCGCGAACAGACCATTCTACGCGCCGCGGGGCGTCAAGCCTACGGGCGGGCCCACGGCGTCAGGGAAGAACGGAGGACCGCGCGGGCGAAACCTAGCACACGAGCGAACCGAATCACAACCACCCCGCCTCGCCGATGGCAGCACGTCGTTTCTTTCGGTAAGCTCAACGTCAGACGCTTCCGAAGACAGGCAAAGCAGGAGAAACTCTCATGTCCGATTCATCGCGAATCACTCGTCGCGACGTGCTCAAGCGAACTTCGGCGGCGGCAGCGGGCTTTGCTGCAGCGCCGTGGATCATTCCCTCGACCGCATTCGGCGCCAACGAGCGGATCACCGTCGGGTGCATCGGATTGCGCAACCAGGGCAAAGGGAACCTGCAGCGGTTCCTGAAGGCCGGCTGCAACGTCGCGGCTGTCTGTGACGTCGATTCCGACGTCCGTGCCAAGGCGGCGAAGATCGTCACCGACCGCAACCGTTCGGTTGACGAGTATGGCGACTATCTGGAACTGCTCGATCGCAAGGACTTGGACGCGGTCGTCATCACGACGCCCGATCACTGGCACGCATTGATGACGATTCACGCCTGCCAGGCCGGCAAGGACGTCTACTGCGAGAAGCCGCTGAGCCTGACGATCGCCGAAGGTCGCCGTATGGTCCAGGCAGCCCGGGAGAACAACCGCGTCGTGCAGACCGGTTCGCAGCAGCGTTCATCGAAGGAGTTCTGGACCGCCTGCACGCTGGTGCGCAACGGCGTGATCGGCAAGGTCGAGACGGTGCTGGCCGGCATCAACAAGCCGAACCATCCCGGAGAACTCGGCCCGGACACCGAACCGCCTGCCGTGCTCGATTACGACCGCTGGCTCGGCCCGGCTCCGTGGCGGAACTACAACGAGAAGCGGGTGCACTACAACTTCCGCTTCTGGTGGGACTACTCGGGCGGTCAGATGACCAACTTCGGCGCTCATCACCTCGACATCGCGCAGTGGGGACTTGGAACCGACGACACCGGCCCGATCGCAACCGAAGGAACGGCGACGTTCCACACCAAGGGATACCACGAAGTGACCGAGACCTGCCGCATCACTCACACGTATGCCAACGGTGTGAAGCTGATCGCCGGCCAGGGACAGAAGGACATCCCGGGCGGTACGACGTTCATCGGCACAAAAGGGCGAATCTACGTCAACCGCGGCAAGCTGCGGGTCGAGCCGGAGGAACTGCTCGAACAGGATGTCGCCGCACTTCCCGAGCAGCTGATTCGCAGCACGAACCACACGGCGAATTTCCTCGAGTGCATGCGGACCCGGGAAAAGCCGATCTGCGATGTCGAGATCGGTCACCGGAGTGCGACCGTCTGCCATCTGGGCAACATCGTCGCCCGGCTGGGGCGGAGCATCAAATGGGATCCGCAGACCGAGCAGATCGTCGGTGACGCCGAAGCGCAGGAAATGACCGACAAGGCTTACCGCAAACCGTGGTCGCGGACGCAGCCGTTTGCGACGGCGAAGTCGTAGTCAGGCGGCGCGGCGCTCTGGCTGGCTGTCGCTGTTCGCGGCCTCGGGTTTCATCGCCCGCCACATGGGGGCAATGAAGAGCAGACCGCACCAGTGACAACGGGCACGGACGCAGAGGATCAGTCGCAGCAGCGGCCAGTCACTGTTGCGACTGCGACGCACGTCGGTTGATGCACAGCGTGGACACTCCATTTTCATCCTCACAGAATCTCGGCGGATCATCGACGTCGTGGGCGGCCCCGAATGCCCGCGTTTGAATCCGAAACAAGCCGCCGGGTTCGTGATTCTCATCGGAATCGAAGGAACCCCACTTGATGGTCGCTCCCCGAGTCCACACCCGGTCCATGGGAAATCGCAGGAATTTCCGGTCCGGCAAAATAGGCAGGACAGTATCGCCTGTTGCAATGGCGTGGATCGCGCTGATCCTGACGGTCCTCCCGCTGCAGGCAGACGACCCGGCCGCCGGCCGTCCCGAGCAGGCCGCCGCGCAGCAGGAAGCCGAATTTCTGGGCGATGTTCGCCAGGTCACGTTCGGTCTGCCCCGCGCTGGCGAGGGATACTTCTCTCCCGATGGCGAGACGATCGTGTTTCAGGCGTATCCCGTGGGGTACCCGTTCTACCAGATCTACGTGCAGCCGCTGGATGAACGGGTCCCGTTCCGCATCAGCCCGGGGCGCGGACGCACGACGTGCGCCTACTTCACGCCGGATGGCGACAGGATCCTGTTCGCCTCGGCCCACACGAATCCCGACGTCGAGCAGATCGAAGCCGAGGCCCGCCAGCTCGCCGCGGAGGGTGGACGCCGACGCTACCAGTGGGACTTCGATCCCCACATGGATATCTACGTGGTGAACGCGGACGGCACCGGGATGAAGCAACTGACCGACGCCCCCGGCTACGACGCCGAAGGCAGCTACTCCCCCGACGGAAGCCAGATCGTGTTCACGTCGACACGGGACGGCGATCCGGACCTGTACATCATGAACGCCGACGGCAGCAACGTCCGGCAACTGACCGACGTCGACGGATACGACGGCGGGCCGTTCTTCTCTCCGGACGGCAACTGGGTCATCTTCCGCAGTGATCGTCAACAGGAGCACATGCTGCAGATCTTCGCGATCTCGACCGACGGGAAGACCGAAGTGCAGCTGACGGACGACCTGAATACCGTCAACTGGGCGCCCTATTTTCACCCCAGCGGCAAATACATCGTGTGGACCCGCGCGGACTATTCGCGTGGGCCCCGCTTCGCCAACTTCGATCTGTACACGATGGACATCGAGTCGGACGAGAAAACGTTCCGCGGTGGAAAGACGCAGCGGATCACCTTCCACGAAAAGGCGGATGTCCTGCCGGTCTTCAGTCCAGACGGATCGAAGCTGATGTGGACGTCCAGCCGGACCGAAGACGGCAGCAGCCAGCTCTGGATTGCCGACTGGCTGCGTGACTGATCTCTCGTGAAAACCAGCACTTGTGGCTTCCAGCCGGTTGCCGGGCGGCAATACGGCCACAGACGCGGTGTGTCGCAGCAGCGACAGCCTTGAATTGTGCACTGTCAGACCGCATGATGGCAGATTCGCGGGTCGAGTGCCGGGCAGGTGTAGTCTCCGGCCGGATCGGAAGGAATGATTCGCTGACCCGACGACATGGACTGCGACGATCTCCCCTCGCTGACCCGCAGCAACGTCTCTGACCGCGGGTGTATCTCTACATGACCGATCTTTCGAAGCACTTTCATCTGTACAAGAGGGGCAAGCTGACGCTCATCGGATTCGACGCGCGTCATCTTGATGATCCCACGATTGCGGCAGATTGTCTCGACCGGCTGCTCGAGCTCGTCGACAGCCACCAGTGCGAAGTTCTGGTCGTCGATCTGATGGACGTGAAGGTCGTCTCGAGCTGGATCCTGGGCGTCCTCGCGGCCGTCAAGCGGCACGGTATCGATGTCGAGCTGTACCATCCGACAGCCGAACTCCGCGACGTGCTGGCCACGACGCATCTGGATAATCTGCTGCACATCCGTCACGACAAGCAAACAGACGAGACCAGCTGAGCGGGGCTGCATGCCTGGTCAGCGATCGTCGACTGGTGTCTCGGGGCTTCCAGGCGTGCGGAGTTTCGTAATCGAGACGCGAAACCGGTCCCGCTTGCGGTCGATCACCTTGCGTGCCTTGCGAACCAGCTTGCCCTCACGCTGTCGAAGCAGATCTTCGACCACGAGCCGCGAGCCGTCACCGATTTCCTCGGCAACGGTTCCGCCGATCGGGCCGATGCGGCGCACATCGACGTCGAGGACGCTCAACCGGATGCGGTGAACATCCGGCTCGAAGACGAGGTCGGGAAGCCATTGCCCGTCGGGGCGTTCGGTCCGGATTCCGAGCGAGCAGTCAGCCCACATCCGCACGCGAACATCCGCTTCGGAGCTGGTGCTCAGCCCTTTGACGCCCAACGCCCACTGCGTCAGCTTGACGTGACAACGCGCGCGGGCGGTGACGACAACACGAAAGGTGAACCGGCCCCGGCCTGCCGGCTGGAGGTCCCGCACCTCGAGGTCAAACGTCTTTTCGGGATGCAGCAGACGCACGCGATAACGGCGCCAGAGCCCATGATTGACGTCTTTCGTCCGCTTGGAAATCCGCAGACCGCGAACGCGAAAACCGTCGAAGACTTCGGTTTTCTTGCCCCAGTGGCGGAGGTCTTCGTAGTCCTGGGGGATCGCCTCGAGCAGCAGCGCTTCGATAATCTCGGACCAGTTCGCGTCCGCCGGCAGTGCGTCGATCACCGACGGTTCGTCGACGGCCTCCGGGGTCGGCGGAGCGGCGGTCAGCGGGGGTGACTTCGCGGCTACGAATAGAAACAGCCCGACGCACACAAGTCGTCGGGCTGCGATGATCGTCGTCATGGCTCAGCGTCCCTGCCGAGGGGTATTGCGGGTCCGTCGCTTCAGTTGGCGGTCACGTCCCACCACCAGCGGCCTTCCGGCAGGTTGGCCGGGCGGCTGCTTTCGGCGGTCTGGCCGAGCCGCGGTGCCGACTGCCACTTCTGTGCATCGTTCAGGACCGAAAGGAGGTCCGCACGCACACCACCGGCGACCTGGACAACCACTTCGGTGCCACGGTAAACGCGATGATTCACGGCTGTGTCAACTTCGGTCGGAGCGGCATACCGGGCCGGCTGATACTGGCCGTTGATGCCGAAGGCTCCGAGGTTCCAGTCGAGCCGATCGTCGATCCGTTCGTGGCGGATCAGGGCGGCGACGAGGGCGAGATCGAAGATGCCCTGCATGTCGGCGAAGATCGGATCTTCCTGGGCGAGCTGATCGAACCGCTCGGTGAAGCGGGAGGCGAACAGCTGGTTCATCGGTTCGGACTTGCCGGTCTCGACACGCTGTCCCTGAGCGGTCAGGAACTGGTTTTCGGACTGGCAGAGGACCGACGAGCCCTGAATTTCGAAGGCGTTGTGATCGTCACTGTGCAGAACCGAATCGTACTGCATCGTCATCCACCAGCGGAGGGCG
This region includes:
- the hslU gene encoding ATP-dependent protease ATPase subunit HslU, translated to MQELTPRQVVEKLDQHIVGQDDAKRAVAVALRNRWRWKQLSEEIRREVTPKNIIMIGPTGVGKTEITRRLAQLTGAPFIKIEATKYTEVGYYGRDVESMVRDLVEAAIQLVKAAKREEVEPKAKVRVEERLLELLLPAPQDAWDSQEDADAQARHERTKEKFREMLRAGQCEDREVELRVEQRQAPVQIFSNMGMEQMDMDFQNMFERLMPKNAQKRKMSIADARKILLEQEIEALMDADVIHEEAIRLAENTGIIFIDELDKICGPEEGSKQADVSRQGVQRDLLPIVEGTTVQTRYGNMKTDHILFIAAGAFHRSRPSDLMPELQGRFPIRVELQDLTRDDYLRILTEPSSSLTRQYAALLETDGVKVEFKEDGLSALADIAWDVNQSSQNIGARRLHTLLERLLEEVSFEAPDNVSGTVTIDREYVHNRLDKVTQTEDLSKFIL
- the hslV gene encoding ATP-dependent protease subunit HslV is translated as MNDHPIPSHSKRIPARSTTILSVRHNGQVAIGGDGQVTYGSSILKQDTRKLRKLLNDQVIVGFAGSTADAFALMERFEAKAKDYPGNLPRAATELARDWRTDRMLRRLEAMMIVVNPEHNLLITGQGDVVSPSDGILGIGSGGQFAVAAARGLVRHASLSAADIVRESLAIASEIDVYTNSNIVVEEFPCRS
- a CDS encoding Gfo/Idh/MocA family protein, giving the protein MSDSSRITRRDVLKRTSAAAAGFAAAPWIIPSTAFGANERITVGCIGLRNQGKGNLQRFLKAGCNVAAVCDVDSDVRAKAAKIVTDRNRSVDEYGDYLELLDRKDLDAVVITTPDHWHALMTIHACQAGKDVYCEKPLSLTIAEGRRMVQAARENNRVVQTGSQQRSSKEFWTACTLVRNGVIGKVETVLAGINKPNHPGELGPDTEPPAVLDYDRWLGPAPWRNYNEKRVHYNFRFWWDYSGGQMTNFGAHHLDIAQWGLGTDDTGPIATEGTATFHTKGYHEVTETCRITHTYANGVKLIAGQGQKDIPGGTTFIGTKGRIYVNRGKLRVEPEELLEQDVAALPEQLIRSTNHTANFLECMRTREKPICDVEIGHRSATVCHLGNIVARLGRSIKWDPQTEQIVGDAEAQEMTDKAYRKPWSRTQPFATAKS
- a CDS encoding TolB family protein translates to MAWIALILTVLPLQADDPAAGRPEQAAAQQEAEFLGDVRQVTFGLPRAGEGYFSPDGETIVFQAYPVGYPFYQIYVQPLDERVPFRISPGRGRTTCAYFTPDGDRILFASAHTNPDVEQIEAEARQLAAEGGRRRYQWDFDPHMDIYVVNADGTGMKQLTDAPGYDAEGSYSPDGSQIVFTSTRDGDPDLYIMNADGSNVRQLTDVDGYDGGPFFSPDGNWVIFRSDRQQEHMLQIFAISTDGKTEVQLTDDLNTVNWAPYFHPSGKYIVWTRADYSRGPRFANFDLYTMDIESDEKTFRGGKTQRITFHEKADVLPVFSPDGSKLMWTSSRTEDGSSQLWIADWLRD
- a CDS encoding STAS domain-containing protein — translated: MTDLSKHFHLYKRGKLTLIGFDARHLDDPTIAADCLDRLLELVDSHQCEVLVVDLMDVKVVSSWILGVLAAVKRHGIDVELYHPTAELRDVLATTHLDNLLHIRHDKQTDETS